A single genomic interval of Mycobacterium sp. DL592 harbors:
- the acsA gene encoding acetate--CoA ligase, whose amino-acid sequence MDVIHKGVGDFKVAPNLTDYEKTRASFSWSAVPELCAGMGEGGCNIAYAAVDRHAEGPHAERTALRFVADAPDSDELVTHDVSYAELGRLTRKFTNVLRGLQIGKGDRVFVIMGRVPELYVSMLGALRNGSVVSPLFSAFGPEPIATRVNIGSADVIVTTAAIYKRKIAKIRDQLTSVKHVLVVGDDVPGTQNFHRLMDDAPEEAPIEHTTATDPSLLHFTSGTTGTPKGAQHIHGAVAMHYITGRYALDLHPDDIYWCTADPGWVTGTSYGIIAPLLHGVTSIIDEAEFDAQRWYRILQDEAVTVWYTAPTAIRMLIKAGPELAAEYRFPALRFIASVGEPLNAEAVWWGKRVLGLPIHDNWWQTETGGIMVANTPAFDIKPGSMGRPLPGVDACVVEHDQETGCVRIIDEPDVEGELALRVGWPSMFRGYLNQDERYRKCFHPDPHGDLYLSGDLVKRDADGYLWFVGRADDVIKASGHLIGPFEVENVLTDHPAVAEAAVIGKPDPTYGELVKAFVTLKSGYTGDEALRRDLMGHARKRLGAAVAPKEIDFVDSLPHTRSGKIMRRLLKARELGLPEGDISTVESPAGVKA is encoded by the coding sequence ATGGACGTCATCCACAAGGGGGTGGGCGACTTCAAGGTCGCACCGAACCTGACCGACTACGAGAAGACCCGAGCGTCGTTCAGTTGGTCGGCGGTGCCCGAGCTGTGCGCCGGAATGGGCGAGGGGGGCTGCAACATCGCATACGCGGCCGTCGACCGCCACGCCGAGGGGCCGCACGCCGAACGCACCGCCCTGCGGTTCGTCGCTGACGCCCCGGACAGCGACGAGCTGGTCACCCACGATGTCAGTTACGCCGAGCTGGGCCGGCTGACCCGCAAGTTCACCAACGTGCTGCGCGGGCTGCAGATCGGCAAAGGCGACCGGGTCTTCGTGATCATGGGTCGCGTCCCCGAGCTCTATGTCAGCATGCTCGGTGCGTTGCGCAACGGCAGCGTGGTCTCCCCGCTGTTCTCCGCCTTCGGCCCCGAGCCGATCGCCACTCGGGTCAACATCGGCTCGGCCGACGTCATCGTCACCACCGCGGCGATCTACAAGCGCAAGATCGCCAAGATCCGCGACCAACTGACCTCAGTCAAGCACGTCCTGGTCGTCGGCGACGACGTCCCGGGCACCCAGAACTTCCACCGGCTGATGGATGACGCACCCGAGGAAGCGCCCATCGAACACACCACCGCCACCGACCCGTCACTGCTGCATTTCACCAGCGGCACCACCGGCACGCCCAAAGGCGCCCAGCACATACATGGTGCCGTCGCCATGCACTACATCACCGGCCGCTACGCACTGGACCTTCATCCCGACGACATCTATTGGTGCACAGCAGATCCCGGTTGGGTCACCGGGACCTCCTACGGGATCATCGCGCCGCTGCTGCACGGGGTCACGTCGATCATCGACGAGGCCGAGTTCGACGCGCAGCGCTGGTACCGCATCCTGCAGGACGAGGCCGTCACCGTCTGGTACACCGCGCCGACAGCGATCCGGATGCTGATCAAAGCCGGGCCGGAACTGGCCGCCGAGTACCGCTTCCCCGCGCTGCGCTTCATTGCCAGCGTCGGTGAGCCGCTCAACGCCGAGGCGGTCTGGTGGGGAAAGCGTGTGCTGGGCTTGCCGATTCACGACAACTGGTGGCAGACCGAGACCGGCGGCATCATGGTGGCCAACACCCCTGCCTTCGACATCAAGCCCGGCTCGATGGGCCGGCCGCTACCGGGTGTGGACGCCTGCGTCGTCGAGCACGACCAGGAGACCGGGTGCGTGCGCATCATCGACGAACCCGACGTGGAGGGCGAGCTGGCATTGCGGGTGGGCTGGCCGTCGATGTTCCGCGGCTATCTGAACCAGGACGAGCGCTACCGCAAGTGCTTTCACCCGGATCCGCACGGGGACCTCTACCTGTCGGGCGATCTGGTCAAGCGTGACGCCGACGGCTACCTGTGGTTCGTCGGGCGAGCCGACGACGTCATCAAGGCATCGGGGCACCTGATCGGACCGTTCGAGGTCGAGAACGTGCTGACCGACCATCCTGCCGTGGCAGAGGCAGCGGTGATCGGCAAACCCGACCCGACCTACGGCGAACTGGTCAAGGCGTTCGTCACGCTGAAGTCCGGCTACACCGGTGACGAGGCGCTGCGCCGCGACCTCATGGGGCATGCCCGCAAGCGACTTGGAGCGGCGGTGGCGCCCAAGGAGATCGACTTCGTGGACTCGTTGCCGCACACCAGATCCGGCAAGATCATGCGCCGGCTTCTCAAGGCCCGCGAACTGGGCCTGCCCGAGGGCGACATCTCGACCGTGGAAAGCCCGGCGGGGGTGAAAGCATGA
- a CDS encoding dihydrolipoamide acetyltransferase family protein has translation MIDFTMPALGADMDEGTLNEWLVKPGDTVSRGQIVAVVETTKAAVEIECWHDGVIGELLVPVGQTVEVGTPLATILEAGASPQPRPAAPAAVSEAAPSAAAVTPTDAHPQPPVGHRLWVSPVARRTAASLGVDLKTLTGTGPQGAITLHDVEHAAATAHHEKPKPASKPVVSAEPKSAAQKARERGAAMRASIAAAMSRSKREIPHYYLSDEIILDTALAWLTEQNAGVPITERMLAAVLQLKAVALAAQRYGEFNGFWHDDGFEASTQVHVGVAISLRGGGLVAPAIHDVNEKKLDELMRDLTDLVARARAGSLRSSEMSDPTITLTNLGDKGVDSVFGVIYPPQVAIVGFGKPAQRVVVVDGGIRVATTVQASLAADHRASDGARGALFLAEIDRLLQQPAEL, from the coding sequence GTGATCGACTTCACGATGCCGGCGCTGGGCGCCGATATGGACGAGGGCACGCTCAACGAGTGGCTAGTGAAACCCGGCGACACCGTGAGCCGCGGCCAGATCGTCGCCGTCGTCGAAACCACTAAGGCTGCAGTCGAAATCGAATGCTGGCACGACGGTGTTATCGGCGAATTACTGGTTCCGGTGGGCCAGACCGTGGAGGTGGGCACACCGCTGGCCACCATCCTGGAAGCCGGTGCGTCCCCGCAGCCGCGCCCGGCCGCACCCGCCGCGGTCAGCGAGGCGGCCCCGTCGGCGGCGGCTGTCACACCTACCGATGCGCACCCGCAGCCGCCGGTCGGGCACCGACTCTGGGTTTCACCGGTGGCGCGGCGCACGGCGGCGTCGCTCGGCGTCGACCTGAAGACGCTGACCGGCACCGGCCCGCAGGGCGCGATTACATTGCACGACGTCGAACACGCCGCGGCCACCGCCCATCACGAAAAGCCCAAGCCCGCATCGAAGCCCGTCGTCTCCGCTGAGCCCAAGTCGGCGGCGCAGAAGGCCCGTGAACGCGGTGCTGCCATGCGGGCGTCGATCGCGGCGGCGATGAGCCGCTCCAAGCGCGAGATCCCGCACTACTACCTGTCGGACGAGATCATCCTCGACACCGCGCTGGCCTGGCTCACCGAGCAGAACGCCGGGGTGCCTATCACCGAGCGAATGCTGGCGGCGGTGCTGCAACTTAAAGCGGTCGCGCTGGCCGCCCAACGTTACGGCGAGTTCAACGGGTTCTGGCACGACGACGGCTTCGAAGCCTCCACGCAAGTCCATGTGGGCGTGGCGATCTCATTGCGAGGCGGCGGCCTGGTGGCCCCGGCGATCCACGACGTCAACGAGAAGAAACTCGACGAGTTGATGCGCGACCTGACCGATCTGGTGGCCCGCGCCAGGGCCGGCTCGCTGCGCAGCTCAGAGATGTCCGATCCCACCATCACCCTCACTAATCTCGGCGACAAGGGCGTCGACTCCGTCTTCGGGGTCATCTATCCCCCGCAGGTCGCGATCGTCGGATTCGGCAAGCCCGCCCAGCGGGTGGTGGTGGTCGACGGCGGCATCCGGGTGGCGACCACGGTGCAGGCCAGTCTGGCCGCCGACCACCGCGCCAGCGACGGTGCGCGCGGCGCGCTGTTCCTCGCCGAGATCGACCGCCTGCTGCAGCAGCCCGCCGAACTGTAA
- a CDS encoding aldose 1-epimerase, whose translation MAQLPSVVLTDPTSALTATFVPSAGMICTSLADGGVELLGQRRGLQAYLDNGKTMGVPILYPWANRLSANTYGVDGGAVTVTPGVGGVRADGNGLPIHGVLSAYPGWLVTEQSGDRLAADLDFGSLPGLLASFPFPHELTLDVTLNNRALTVQTTVNPTTAAAVPLCYGFHPYFAIPEVPRAEWTLQAPRLRHLPVDERGIPTGAAEDWAAFSEPLGNKTFDDGFDGVEPGAVFALSGGDRRIEIVFDRGYPAAQVFAPLGEELVAIEPMAAPTNALRAGGYPVAEPGLPATSVFTIRVA comes from the coding sequence ATGGCCCAGCTGCCGTCTGTCGTCCTCACCGATCCCACCTCGGCGCTCACCGCAACCTTCGTGCCGTCGGCCGGAATGATCTGCACCTCGCTGGCCGACGGCGGTGTCGAACTGCTCGGGCAGCGGCGCGGCCTGCAGGCCTATCTGGACAACGGCAAGACGATGGGGGTGCCCATCCTCTACCCGTGGGCAAACCGGTTGAGCGCCAACACCTATGGCGTCGACGGGGGTGCGGTGACAGTGACACCCGGGGTTGGCGGGGTGCGTGCCGACGGCAACGGCCTGCCGATACATGGTGTGCTCTCGGCATACCCGGGCTGGCTGGTCACCGAACAGTCCGGCGATCGGCTGGCCGCCGACCTCGACTTCGGGAGCCTGCCGGGGTTGCTGGCCAGCTTCCCGTTCCCGCACGAGCTGACCCTGGACGTCACGCTGAACAACCGGGCTCTGACCGTGCAGACGACGGTGAACCCGACCACCGCCGCGGCAGTGCCGCTGTGTTACGGATTCCACCCCTACTTCGCCATCCCTGAGGTTCCGCGCGCCGAGTGGACGCTGCAGGCACCAAGGCTGCGGCACCTACCTGTCGACGAGCGGGGTATCCCCACGGGAGCGGCGGAGGATTGGGCGGCCTTCTCGGAACCGCTGGGCAACAAGACGTTCGATGACGGATTCGACGGGGTCGAGCCGGGGGCGGTGTTCGCCCTGTCCGGCGGGGACCGCCGTATCGAGATCGTCTTCGACCGCGGCTACCCCGCCGCGCAGGTCTTCGCGCCCCTCGGTGAGGAACTGGTGGCCATCGAACCGATGGCGGCGCCCACCAACGCTTTACGTGCGGGCGGTTATCCCGTCGCGGAGCCGGGCCTGCCCGCCACGTCGGTCTTCACCATCCGCGTCGCCTGA
- the pdhA gene encoding pyruvate dehydrogenase (acetyl-transferring) E1 component subunit alpha, with amino-acid sequence MTDPRLARELLTDMIRVRRMEEKCAEMYSAGKIRGFLHLYVGEEAVAAGSLRVLGAEDAVIATYREHAHALLRGIPMTKIMAEMFGKQQGCSGGRGGSMHLFDADRRFYGGNAIVAGGLPTAAGLAFADAYLKRNRLSACYFGEGAMAEGAFHETMNMAQLWKLPVLFCCENNRYAMGTSIERELSDVDLLVLAESYRIPAASADGMDVLACHTAMQQAVEHVRTEGGPFFLEFRTYRFRPHSMFDPELYRDKAEVEKWREHDPIRTFTDTCLTEGLVTAEDIAAIEDAVAGEVADAVAYAEAGTLESVEDLTRDVMTPQAVS; translated from the coding sequence ATGACCGACCCGAGGTTGGCGCGGGAGCTGCTGACCGACATGATCCGGGTGCGGCGCATGGAGGAGAAGTGCGCCGAGATGTACAGCGCCGGCAAGATCCGCGGTTTTCTGCACCTCTATGTCGGGGAGGAGGCCGTGGCCGCCGGGTCACTGCGCGTCCTGGGCGCCGAGGATGCGGTGATCGCGACCTACCGCGAGCACGCGCACGCCCTGCTGCGCGGAATCCCGATGACCAAGATCATGGCCGAGATGTTCGGCAAACAGCAGGGCTGTTCGGGCGGCCGCGGCGGCTCGATGCACCTCTTCGATGCCGACCGGCGCTTCTACGGCGGCAATGCGATCGTGGCGGGCGGCCTGCCCACCGCGGCCGGACTGGCCTTCGCCGACGCCTATCTGAAACGAAACCGGCTGTCCGCCTGCTACTTCGGTGAGGGTGCGATGGCAGAAGGCGCCTTCCACGAGACCATGAACATGGCGCAGCTGTGGAAGCTGCCGGTGTTGTTCTGCTGCGAGAACAACCGCTACGCGATGGGCACCTCGATCGAGCGGGAGCTCTCCGACGTCGACCTGCTCGTGCTCGCGGAGTCCTATCGGATCCCTGCCGCCAGCGCCGACGGCATGGACGTGCTGGCCTGCCACACCGCGATGCAGCAGGCGGTCGAGCATGTGCGCACCGAAGGCGGACCGTTCTTCCTGGAGTTCCGGACCTACCGGTTCCGGCCGCACTCGATGTTCGATCCGGAGCTCTACCGCGACAAGGCCGAAGTCGAGAAGTGGCGTGAACACGACCCCATTCGCACGTTCACCGACACCTGCCTGACCGAAGGCCTGGTCACCGCCGAGGACATCGCGGCCATCGAGGACGCGGTCGCGGGCGAGGTCGCCGACGCGGTGGCCTACGCCGAGGCTGGGACCTTGGAGAGCGTCGAGGACCTCACCCGGGATGTCATGACGCCGCAGGCAGTGTCGTGA
- a CDS encoding alpha-ketoacid dehydrogenase subunit beta, translating to MKATYRSALHDAIADAMRTDERVVLLGEDVGRYGGTYAVSKGLLEEFGPDRIRDTPISELGFVGIGIGAALGGLRPLVEVMTVNFSLLALDQIVNTASALRHMSNGQFSVPLVVRMATGAGRQLAAQHSHSLENWYAHIPGITVLAPATVVDAYGMLRTALDNPDPVVIFEHVGLYNLAADVESFSATDIARAAVRRAGTDVTIVAYGGSLPKALDAADQLSQAGIDCEVIDLRVLRPLDDQTILDSVRKTHRAVIVDEAWRTGSLAGEISARIVEGAFYELDAPIARVCTVEVPIPYAKHLEEAALPQPDKIVAAVRGLFGDAGVSTGGQERSDPGMGRS from the coding sequence GTGAAGGCGACCTATCGCAGTGCCCTGCACGACGCCATCGCCGACGCCATGCGCACCGACGAGCGGGTGGTGCTGCTCGGTGAGGACGTTGGCCGCTACGGCGGCACCTATGCGGTGTCCAAGGGTCTGCTCGAGGAGTTCGGGCCGGATCGCATCCGTGACACCCCGATCTCGGAGCTGGGATTCGTCGGGATCGGGATCGGTGCCGCACTGGGCGGGCTGCGGCCGCTGGTCGAGGTGATGACGGTCAACTTCAGCCTGCTGGCCCTGGATCAGATCGTGAATACCGCGTCGGCGCTTCGCCATATGTCCAACGGGCAGTTCTCGGTTCCACTGGTGGTGCGGATGGCGACCGGCGCCGGGCGCCAGCTGGCCGCGCAGCATTCGCACAGCCTGGAGAACTGGTATGCCCACATCCCCGGCATCACGGTGCTGGCCCCGGCCACAGTGGTCGACGCCTACGGGATGCTGCGCACTGCGCTCGACAATCCCGACCCGGTGGTGATCTTCGAGCACGTCGGCCTGTACAACCTGGCCGCCGATGTGGAGTCCTTCTCGGCGACTGACATCGCGCGGGCGGCAGTGCGGCGCGCGGGCACCGACGTCACCATCGTCGCCTACGGCGGCAGCCTGCCCAAGGCGCTCGACGCCGCCGACCAGTTATCGCAGGCCGGAATCGACTGTGAGGTCATCGATTTGCGGGTGCTGCGCCCGCTGGACGACCAGACGATCCTGGACTCGGTGCGCAAGACGCATCGTGCGGTGATCGTCGACGAGGCGTGGCGCACGGGCAGCCTGGCAGGCGAGATCAGTGCGCGCATCGTCGAGGGTGCGTTCTATGAGCTCGACGCGCCGATCGCCCGGGTCTGCACCGTCGAAGTGCCGATCCCCTATGCCAAGCATCTCGAGGAAGCCGCCCTGCCCCAACCGGACAAGATCGTGGCTGCGGTGCGCGGCCTGTTCGGGGATGCCGGGGTGAGCACCGGCGGGCAGGAGCGCAGCGACCCGGGAATGGGCAGATCGTGA
- a CDS encoding heat shock protein transcriptional repressor HspR has protein sequence MSASEESRTFLISVAAELAGMHAQTLRTYDRLGLVSPQRSSGGGRRYSERDVELLREVQRLSQDEGVNLAGIKRIIELTNQVEALQSRIQEMARELDSLRANQRRDLAVVPKSTALVVWKPRR, from the coding sequence ATGAGCGCATCGGAAGAGTCGCGCACATTCCTGATCTCAGTGGCCGCCGAGCTGGCCGGTATGCATGCGCAGACGCTGCGTACCTATGACCGGCTCGGCCTGGTCAGCCCACAGCGCAGCTCCGGTGGCGGGCGCCGCTATTCGGAACGTGACGTGGAGCTGCTGCGCGAGGTGCAGCGGCTCTCGCAGGACGAAGGTGTGAACCTCGCCGGGATCAAGCGCATCATCGAGCTGACCAATCAGGTCGAGGCGCTGCAGTCCCGCATCCAGGAGATGGCCAGGGAGCTGGACTCGTTGCGCGCCAACCAGCGTCGCGACCTGGCCGTGGTGCCCAAGAGCACCGCGCTGGTGGTCTGGAAGCCGCGGCGGTAG
- a CDS encoding FAD-binding oxidoreductase — translation MGLEDRDALLVLQAALDPHAAGSDELIRRLYTRWFAIDTGVRDLFPPELGHQRAVFGQAMHWVFGEFVAQRAQAPVAFLAQLGRDHRKYGVTQGHYATLRQAWYTTMRSHLIDDWSHAVDDAATQAINLIIGIMSGAADAEEGPAWWDGTVVEHHRVSRDLAVVRLKLDRPMPYHPGQYVNVQIPQWPRRWRYLSPAMPSDPDGYIEFHVRSVLGGMVSNSMVSECGPGDRWRLSSPHGALEVDRDGGDVLMVAGSTGLAPLRAIIMDLCRFGDNPRVHLFFGARYPCELYDLRTLWEIAATSPWLSVSPVSEYPGDPPWAADYPDVQPPRGLHVRQTGRLPEVVTKYGGWGDRQILICGGPDMVRATREALISKGAPPDRIQHDPLSG, via the coding sequence CCGACGAGCTGATCCGCCGCCTGTACACCCGGTGGTTCGCCATCGACACCGGGGTGCGGGACCTGTTCCCGCCCGAGCTGGGCCACCAGCGCGCGGTGTTCGGGCAGGCCATGCACTGGGTGTTTGGCGAGTTCGTGGCACAACGCGCACAGGCCCCGGTGGCCTTCCTGGCGCAGCTCGGCCGGGACCACCGCAAATACGGTGTGACGCAAGGGCATTACGCGACGTTGCGGCAGGCCTGGTACACCACGATGCGCAGCCACCTCATCGACGACTGGAGCCATGCGGTCGACGACGCCGCGACCCAGGCGATCAACCTGATCATCGGGATCATGTCCGGGGCGGCCGACGCCGAGGAGGGCCCGGCCTGGTGGGACGGCACGGTCGTCGAACACCACCGGGTATCCCGTGACCTCGCGGTGGTGCGGCTGAAGCTGGATCGGCCGATGCCCTACCACCCGGGCCAGTACGTGAACGTCCAGATTCCGCAGTGGCCGCGGCGCTGGCGGTATCTGTCCCCCGCCATGCCGTCGGACCCGGACGGCTATATCGAGTTCCACGTCCGGTCCGTGCTCGGCGGGATGGTCAGCAACTCGATGGTCTCCGAGTGCGGCCCCGGCGACCGCTGGCGCCTGTCGAGCCCGCACGGCGCACTCGAGGTCGACCGCGACGGCGGCGACGTGCTGATGGTGGCGGGCAGCACCGGCCTCGCCCCGCTGCGGGCGATCATCATGGACCTGTGCCGGTTCGGCGACAACCCGCGGGTCCACCTGTTCTTCGGTGCCCGCTATCCCTGCGAGCTCTACGACCTGCGCACCCTGTGGGAGATCGCAGCCACCAGCCCGTGGCTGTCGGTCTCGCCGGTGTCGGAGTATCCCGGCGACCCGCCGTGGGCTGCGGACTACCCCGACGTGCAACCGCCGCGCGGACTGCACGTTCGCCAGACCGGGCGGCTGCCCGAGGTGGTGACGAAGTACGGCGGCTGGGGTGATCGGCAGATACTGATCTGCGGCGGACCCGACATGGTGCGCGCCACCCGCGAAGCCCTGATCAGCAAGGGCGCACCACCGGATCGCATCCAGCACGATCCGCTCTCGGGTTGA
- a CDS encoding acyl carrier protein: MSTADIRDQVVAELLAIAPEVEEGDLSDSELLRDQVDLDSMDWLNFLVRLHERFEVDIPESEYKSLRTIDDLTSYIGAHR; encoded by the coding sequence ATGAGTACCGCCGACATCCGCGACCAGGTGGTCGCCGAGCTGCTCGCGATCGCACCCGAGGTCGAGGAGGGCGATCTGTCCGACAGCGAACTGCTGCGCGACCAGGTGGACCTGGACTCGATGGACTGGCTGAACTTCCTGGTACGCCTGCATGAACGTTTCGAGGTCGACATCCCGGAGTCCGAGTACAAGTCGCTGCGCACCATCGACGACCTGACGAGCTATATCGGCGCGCATCGCTAG
- the dnaJ gene encoding molecular chaperone DnaJ codes for MVQREWVEKDFYKVLGVSSDADEAEIKRVARKLLAENHPDRNPDNSAADERYKEVGEARDVLTDPAKRKEYDETRRLFAGGGGFGRRFNNGGGAGAGGGFGGDGGEFNLNDLFGQAGQDGGANIGDLFGGLFGRGAQQRPSRPRRGKDLETETDLDFLEATKGVAMPLRLTSPAPCTNCHGSGARPGTSPKVCATCNGSGMINRNQGAFGFSEPCTDCRGSGSIIEHPCDECRGTGVATRTRTINVRIPPGVEDGQRIRLAGQGEAGLRGAPSGDLYVTVHVRPDKVFGRDGDDLTVTVPVSFTELALGTTLSVPTLEGKVGVRVPKGTADGRILRVRGRGVPKRSGGHGDLLVTVKVAVPPTLEGAALEALEAYAAAEKASGFDPRAGWAGNRA; via the coding sequence ATGGTTCAACGAGAATGGGTTGAGAAGGATTTTTACAAGGTGCTCGGCGTCTCCTCTGACGCCGACGAGGCGGAGATCAAGCGGGTGGCCCGCAAGCTGCTCGCCGAGAATCATCCGGACCGCAACCCGGACAATTCCGCCGCCGACGAACGCTACAAGGAGGTCGGCGAGGCCCGCGATGTGCTGACCGACCCGGCCAAACGCAAGGAGTACGACGAGACCCGTCGTCTGTTCGCCGGTGGTGGCGGCTTCGGCCGCCGGTTCAACAACGGCGGTGGTGCCGGCGCCGGTGGCGGCTTCGGCGGCGATGGTGGGGAGTTCAACCTCAACGACCTGTTCGGCCAGGCCGGCCAGGACGGCGGCGCCAACATCGGCGATCTGTTCGGCGGGTTGTTCGGCCGGGGCGCTCAGCAACGGCCGAGCCGGCCGCGCCGCGGCAAGGATCTCGAGACCGAAACCGATCTCGACTTCCTGGAGGCGACCAAGGGTGTCGCCATGCCGCTGCGGCTGACCAGTCCGGCTCCGTGCACCAATTGCCATGGCAGCGGGGCACGTCCGGGCACCAGCCCGAAGGTCTGCGCCACGTGTAACGGCTCCGGGATGATCAACCGCAACCAGGGCGCGTTCGGGTTCTCCGAACCGTGCACCGACTGCCGGGGCAGCGGCTCGATCATCGAGCACCCGTGCGACGAGTGCCGCGGCACCGGTGTCGCGACCCGGACCCGCACCATCAACGTGCGGATCCCTCCCGGCGTCGAGGACGGTCAGCGTATTCGGCTGGCCGGCCAGGGTGAGGCCGGGCTGCGCGGCGCGCCGTCGGGTGACCTGTACGTCACCGTGCACGTGCGCCCTGACAAGGTCTTCGGCCGCGACGGCGACGACCTGACCGTGACGGTTCCGGTGAGCTTCACCGAACTGGCTTTGGGTACAACACTTTCCGTGCCGACTCTGGAAGGCAAGGTCGGTGTTCGGGTGCCCAAGGGCACTGCCGACGGACGCATCCTGCGGGTGCGTGGCCGCGGTGTCCCCAAGCGCAGCGGTGGGCACGGCGACCTGCTGGTCACCGTCAAGGTCGCGGTTCCGCCCACCCTGGAAGGCGCCGCGCTCGAAGCGCTCGAGGCTTACGCCGCCGCGGAAAAGGCCAGCGGGTTCGACCCGCGAGCTGGTTGGGCAGGAAACCGGGCATGA
- the grpE gene encoding nucleotide exchange factor GrpE, with the protein MSEGHADEPVTVTDKRRIDPLTGEVRESSAPAPSGPGSEAPGSAGGELADKIAELTSDLQRVQADFANYRKRALRDQQVAGERAKAVVVSQLLTVLDDLDRARSHGDLESGPLKSVADKLVAALTGLGLTGFGAEGDEFDPSLHEAVQHEGEGSKPVIGTVMRQGYTLGDQVLRHALVGVVDAVDGDADGADTPPNAGDSGGQNAESDQ; encoded by the coding sequence GTGAGCGAAGGGCATGCAGACGAACCGGTGACCGTCACCGACAAGCGTCGCATCGACCCGCTGACTGGCGAAGTTCGCGAGTCCTCCGCCCCGGCCCCCAGTGGGCCGGGGTCGGAGGCTCCCGGGTCGGCGGGTGGCGAGTTGGCCGACAAGATCGCCGAACTCACGTCGGACCTGCAGCGTGTGCAGGCCGACTTTGCCAACTACCGCAAGCGTGCGCTGCGCGACCAGCAGGTTGCCGGCGAGCGGGCCAAGGCCGTCGTGGTGAGCCAGTTGCTCACCGTCCTCGACGATCTCGACCGCGCCCGCAGCCACGGTGACCTGGAAAGCGGTCCGCTGAAGTCGGTCGCCGACAAGCTGGTGGCCGCCCTCACCGGGCTGGGCCTGACTGGCTTCGGTGCCGAGGGCGACGAGTTCGATCCCTCGCTGCACGAGGCCGTCCAGCATGAGGGCGAAGGCTCCAAGCCGGTGATCGGCACCGTGATGCGGCAGGGCTACACCCTCGGCGATCAGGTGCTGCGACACGCCCTGGTCGGCGTTGTCGACGCGGTCGACGGCGACGCCGATGGGGCCGACACGCCCCCGAACGCAGGAGACTCCGGCGGTCAGAACGCAGAATCAGATCAGTAA